The Nocardioides sp. S5 genome includes a window with the following:
- a CDS encoding VOC family protein — translation MASRLCALTVLATAPEELAVFWASLLGWEREGLDVVPGEGVPLRLTFAATDRPRTGLNQMHLHLTSNAISQEATVARVLDLGGTHLDVGQLPEEDHVVLADPDGNEFCVIEAGNNWLAGTSFLGEIAADGTREVGLFWAAALDWPLVWDEDGETAISPPEGGFKIAWGGEPLNERHGPNRMYFVLVAEVLEAEVERLVGLGASVTQRFDDYVEMVDPDGNGFELRAEE, via the coding sequence ATGGCCTCCAGGTTGTGCGCCCTCACCGTCCTTGCGACTGCCCCTGAGGAACTGGCGGTCTTCTGGGCGAGCCTGCTCGGGTGGGAGCGCGAGGGTTTGGACGTCGTACCAGGGGAGGGAGTGCCCCTGCGGCTCACGTTCGCCGCGACTGATCGGCCGAGGACTGGCCTCAACCAGATGCACCTCCACCTGACCAGCAACGCCATCTCGCAGGAGGCGACCGTCGCGCGGGTGCTTGACCTCGGCGGCACCCACCTCGACGTCGGCCAGCTGCCGGAGGAGGACCACGTCGTCCTGGCCGATCCCGACGGCAACGAGTTCTGCGTGATCGAGGCAGGGAACAACTGGCTGGCCGGCACGAGCTTCCTGGGCGAGATCGCGGCGGACGGGACGCGGGAGGTCGGGCTCTTCTGGGCGGCGGCACTCGACTGGCCGCTGGTCTGGGACGAGGACGGCGAGACCGCGATCTCGCCGCCGGAGGGTGGGTTCAAGATCGCGTGGGGCGGCGAGCCGCTCAACGAGCGGCACGGGCCGAACCGGATGTACTTCGTGCTCGTCGCGGAGGTGCTCGAGGCTGAGGTGGAGCGGCTGGTGGGCCTGGGGGCTTCGGTGACCCAGCGATTTGATGACTACGTCGAGATGGTCGATCCGGACGGGAACGGGTTCGAGCTGCGGGCGGAGGAGTAG
- a CDS encoding uroporphyrinogen-III synthase, translated as MSVLPLEGFRIGVTAARKADEQVALLERRGAKVEWAAALSLEPNHVDLAELLAATRDVVSAPVDLFLATTGIGMKAWLDAATEAGLYDELVSVLGASEILARGPKSVGVLRRHGLRELWSPESECFEDVLAHLRGRDLTGKRIVVQEHGQSLSMAAHALRRQGASVVTVPIYRVESADDPSSMFHLIDLIADRELDAVTFTSAPAVAALMEAAYSVGRRDDIVSAFQSDVVASCVGPVTAAAFEMWGVPTIFPDRSRLAGMIKQLETELPTRRDGVDVRLSDGRTLIVHSDSLLLDGVPVELSPAPLSVLMALLVNPGFVVSRRALLAALPSGQAGSEHAVEMAVARLRAAVGTKAVLTVVKRGYRLAVG; from the coding sequence GTGAGCGTCCTGCCGCTGGAGGGCTTCCGGATCGGGGTGACGGCTGCCCGCAAGGCCGACGAGCAGGTCGCGCTGCTGGAGCGTCGCGGCGCGAAGGTCGAGTGGGCGGCGGCGCTGTCGCTGGAGCCCAACCACGTCGACCTCGCCGAGCTCCTGGCCGCGACCCGCGACGTGGTCTCCGCGCCCGTCGACCTCTTCCTCGCCACCACCGGCATCGGCATGAAGGCGTGGCTCGACGCCGCGACCGAAGCCGGGTTGTACGACGAGCTGGTGTCCGTCCTCGGCGCCTCGGAGATCCTCGCCCGCGGGCCGAAGAGCGTCGGCGTGCTGCGCCGCCACGGCCTGCGCGAGCTGTGGTCGCCGGAGTCGGAGTGCTTCGAGGACGTGCTCGCGCACCTGCGCGGGCGCGACCTCACCGGCAAGCGGATCGTGGTGCAGGAGCACGGCCAGTCGCTGTCCATGGCGGCACACGCGCTGCGCCGGCAGGGCGCGTCGGTGGTGACCGTCCCGATCTACCGCGTCGAGTCGGCCGACGACCCGTCGTCGATGTTCCACCTGATCGACCTCATCGCCGACCGCGAGCTCGACGCCGTCACCTTCACCTCGGCGCCGGCCGTGGCCGCGCTGATGGAGGCGGCCTACAGCGTCGGTCGTCGCGACGACATCGTCTCCGCCTTCCAGTCCGACGTCGTCGCCTCCTGCGTCGGCCCGGTCACCGCCGCGGCCTTCGAGATGTGGGGCGTGCCGACGATCTTCCCCGACCGCTCGCGCCTGGCCGGGATGATCAAGCAGCTCGAGACCGAGCTCCCGACGCGACGCGACGGTGTCGACGTACGCCTCTCCGACGGGCGGACGCTGATCGTGCACTCCGACTCGCTGCTGCTCGACGGGGTGCCGGTGGAGCTGTCGCCTGCGCCTCTGTCGGTGCTCATGGCGCTGCTGGTGAACCCCGGGTTCGTGGTCTCGCGGCGGGCGCTGCTGGCTGCGCTGCCGTCGGGTCAGGCGGGTTCGGAGCACGCGGTGGAGATGGCGGTGGCACGGCTCCGGGCCGCCGTCGGCACGAAGGCCGTGCTCACCGTGGTGAAGCGGGGGTACCGGCTGGCCGTGGGGTGA
- a CDS encoding Ltp family lipoprotein, whose protein sequence is MNGPETPRADVVAPGPGFPPAHHQAASSTAKKPWYFRWWAITAAVLIALSVVGNLLPDEEAPVAAATEPSPTTAASSPSPTETEPAVEPEPVDTDGDGVLDDEDFAPEDPKVQTEDDVDTDKDGVADYKDDFPKNAKYSKDADGDGVADQVDDFPQDERYSKDSDGDKVADSEDDFPADPSRSKITNAMYNAIDSASSYLDYTAFSRTGLIGQLEFENYATADATFAVDYLKVNWNEQAFESAKSYLDYTSFSLQGLIDQLVFEGFTYEQASYGANKAY, encoded by the coding sequence TTGAACGGCCCGGAGACTCCTCGCGCCGACGTGGTGGCGCCAGGCCCCGGGTTCCCGCCGGCGCATCACCAGGCTGCGTCGTCGACAGCGAAGAAGCCTTGGTACTTCCGGTGGTGGGCCATCACGGCTGCGGTGCTGATCGCCCTTTCGGTGGTGGGCAATCTGCTGCCGGACGAGGAGGCCCCCGTCGCAGCAGCTACAGAGCCGTCGCCCACCACGGCAGCATCATCACCATCGCCGACTGAGACTGAGCCCGCGGTTGAGCCTGAACCCGTCGACACCGACGGCGACGGCGTTTTGGACGACGAGGACTTTGCGCCCGAGGACCCGAAGGTCCAGACCGAGGATGATGTCGACACCGACAAGGACGGCGTCGCGGACTACAAGGACGACTTCCCGAAGAACGCCAAGTACAGCAAGGACGCAGACGGCGATGGCGTCGCTGACCAGGTCGACGACTTCCCCCAGGACGAGCGATACAGCAAGGACTCTGACGGCGACAAGGTGGCGGACTCGGAAGACGACTTCCCTGCCGACCCCAGCCGGTCGAAGATCACCAACGCGATGTACAACGCGATCGACAGTGCGTCGTCCTACCTCGACTACACCGCGTTCTCCCGGACCGGTCTGATCGGCCAGCTGGAGTTCGAGAACTACGCGACCGCGGACGCGACCTTCGCGGTCGACTACTTGAAGGTCAACTGGAACGAGCAAGCATTCGAGTCCGCGAAGAGCTACCTCGACTACACCAGCTTCTCCCTCCAGGGCCTGATCGACCAGCTGGTGTTCGAGGGGTTCACCTACGAGCAGGCGTCGTACGGCGCCAACAAGGCGTACTGA
- a CDS encoding IS110 family transposase codes for MDNQTEHVIIGVDPHKLSATIEVVDQHEQMLGSGRFTTDRAGYAAMRGYTKTWPDRVWAVEGANGAGRPLAQRLLEDGERVVDVPAKLSARVRLFDTGHNRKTDAHDAHAVAAVAVRTKNLRVLQLDGELEALRMLTDRREALTRRRVQTVGRLQALLAELLPGQAKRDITTGQAKAMLASVRPRDIAGKTRRRIAAEELAELVAVEAKIKKSTAELKAIVLARGSHLMDIHDVGPVVAARVLADVGDVTRFADRNRFASWTGTAPLDASSGEQNRHRLSRAGNRRMNHMIHIAAMSQIRLATNGRAYYRRKRAEGKKPLEAIRCLKRRISDAIYRQLLEDAQRAAGEDVGTGPGGRCGATLQSSAVDLHPHIDTSDQPLPGPAKKTLRRTG; via the coding sequence ATGGACAACCAGACGGAGCACGTGATCATCGGGGTCGACCCCCACAAGCTGTCGGCCACGATCGAGGTCGTCGACCAGCACGAACAGATGTTGGGCTCGGGCAGGTTCACCACGGATCGGGCCGGCTACGCCGCGATGCGCGGGTACACGAAGACCTGGCCGGACCGGGTCTGGGCGGTCGAGGGGGCCAACGGCGCTGGCCGCCCGCTGGCACAGCGGCTCCTCGAAGATGGCGAACGCGTGGTCGACGTGCCGGCCAAGCTGTCTGCTCGGGTGCGTCTCTTCGACACCGGCCATAACCGCAAGACCGACGCCCACGACGCGCACGCGGTCGCGGCCGTCGCGGTGCGCACCAAGAACCTGCGGGTACTGCAGCTCGACGGCGAGCTCGAGGCACTGCGGATGCTCACCGACCGCCGCGAAGCACTCACCCGCCGGCGGGTCCAGACCGTTGGCCGGCTCCAGGCATTGCTCGCAGAACTCCTGCCAGGACAGGCGAAACGTGACATCACCACCGGTCAGGCAAAGGCCATGCTCGCCTCGGTCCGACCGCGTGACATCGCCGGGAAGACCCGGCGGCGCATAGCTGCCGAGGAGCTCGCAGAACTGGTTGCGGTCGAGGCCAAGATCAAGAAGTCCACCGCCGAGCTCAAGGCCATCGTCCTGGCCCGCGGCTCACACCTGATGGACATCCACGACGTCGGACCTGTCGTCGCCGCCCGGGTCCTGGCCGACGTCGGTGACGTCACCCGCTTCGCTGACCGGAACCGGTTCGCGTCCTGGACCGGCACAGCACCCCTCGATGCGTCTTCGGGTGAGCAGAACCGGCACCGGCTCTCACGTGCCGGGAACCGTCGGATGAACCACATGATCCACATCGCCGCGATGAGCCAGATCCGCCTCGCCACCAACGGCCGCGCCTACTACCGACGCAAGCGAGCCGAGGGCAAGAAGCCCCTCGAAGCGATCCGATGCCTCAAGCGCAGGATCTCGGATGCGATCTACCGACAACTGCTCGAGGACGCACAACGCGCCGCCGGCGAGGACGTTGGCACGGGTCCGGGAGGGCGCTGCGGGGCGACTCTTCAATCCAGCGCGGTCGACCTGCACCCGCACATCGACACTTCGGATCAGCCACTTCCCGGACCCGCGAAGAAGACGCTACGCCGAACCGGTTGA
- the nirD gene encoding nitrite reductase small subunit NirD, which produces MIDLARATAVCAVADIPREGGVAALVDGVAVAVFRTHDGSVHAIGNVDPFSGASVLSRGIVGSRGTAPVVSSPMYKQAFDLRTGACLDDASVSVPSYDVSVVDGVVLVGGVR; this is translated from the coding sequence ATGATCGACCTCGCCCGGGCCACCGCCGTGTGCGCCGTGGCCGACATCCCGCGCGAGGGCGGCGTCGCCGCGCTGGTCGACGGCGTCGCGGTCGCGGTCTTCCGCACCCACGACGGGTCGGTCCACGCGATCGGCAACGTCGACCCCTTCAGCGGCGCGTCGGTGCTGTCCCGCGGGATCGTGGGTTCCCGCGGGACAGCGCCGGTGGTCAGCTCGCCGATGTACAAGCAGGCCTTCGACCTGCGCACCGGCGCCTGCCTGGACGACGCATCCGTGTCCGTCCCGTCGTACGACGTCTCGGTGGTCGACGGCGTCGTGCTGGTCGGGGGCGTCCGGTGA
- a CDS encoding DUF4193 domain-containing protein, translating to MATDYDASRKSEEEQKEESLEALRLAATDKDASSSKIDEDETDAAESFELPGADLSNEELSIEVVPKQDDEFTCSVCFLVHHRSARTADTPPVCRDCA from the coding sequence ATGGCAACTGACTACGACGCCTCTCGCAAGAGCGAGGAGGAGCAGAAGGAGGAGAGCCTCGAAGCCCTTCGCCTCGCTGCAACCGACAAGGACGCGAGCTCCAGCAAGATCGACGAGGACGAAACCGACGCGGCAGAGTCCTTCGAACTGCCCGGAGCCGACCTGTCGAACGAGGAGCTCAGCATCGAGGTGGTGCCGAAGCAGGACGACGAGTTCACCTGCTCGGTGTGCTTCCTCGTGCACCACCGCAGCGCGCGGACAGCAGACACCCCGCCCGTTTGTCGCGACTGCGCGTAG
- a CDS encoding ATP-binding protein encodes MRGDFPGRLARLLRAPANVALHGSPGSGKSWIADRSIEQLEHVGTRSVRFDLSTSMTGAEVFAELATEVSGQGVAGGSSNSTRESWKRLRAVLAAEKRLTVLALDQFDRVIHFPDSQQFLLLLRELLHRPEALHCTALITSRRSLAFIETHVSGISTLASVCYTEYLGGVNAADIGAFGETELEHDDIRSCLSWSGGHAGLTKYWLATRPDSNPSGASELERARAFVRVVDHLAELKLLSPAAQLVLGPVVSDLFLERQELEELGVLPRSPEAESDDPSLADQPVFRDALAHRTWNLDPWGIFGVAEVRVRSVIELVLADHYGDDWPDEVANKNAAVKKARNEALAKMERDSRMFGRQAPWLSYTYPLDLWAIINAEWAVFAAVFAARDKAYWRGTFTAVSEYRAPLAHGRPEVLGQDRRAHLSVLAREILDELDRFDARRNNSVLQATLGDD; translated from the coding sequence GTGAGGGGCGACTTCCCCGGGCGCTTGGCGAGACTTTTGCGCGCGCCAGCCAATGTGGCCTTGCACGGCAGTCCCGGGTCAGGCAAATCGTGGATCGCCGATCGCAGCATCGAGCAACTAGAGCATGTCGGCACCCGGTCAGTCCGCTTCGACCTCTCAACGTCCATGACCGGCGCCGAGGTGTTCGCGGAGCTCGCGACTGAAGTCAGCGGTCAAGGTGTCGCTGGCGGCTCGAGCAATTCGACGCGCGAGAGTTGGAAGCGTCTGCGTGCTGTTTTGGCCGCCGAGAAGCGCCTGACAGTTCTCGCGCTCGACCAGTTCGATCGCGTTATCCACTTCCCGGATAGCCAGCAGTTCCTGCTGCTGTTACGGGAGCTCCTTCACCGTCCGGAAGCACTGCATTGCACCGCATTGATCACCTCCCGTCGCTCGCTTGCGTTCATTGAGACGCATGTCAGCGGTATTTCGACTCTCGCCAGCGTCTGCTACACGGAGTACCTCGGAGGCGTCAATGCCGCCGACATCGGAGCTTTCGGCGAGACCGAGCTCGAACACGACGACATCCGGTCTTGCCTTTCCTGGTCCGGCGGTCACGCCGGACTCACAAAGTACTGGCTCGCAACTCGGCCCGACTCGAACCCGAGCGGAGCCTCCGAGCTCGAGCGCGCCCGCGCCTTCGTCCGAGTTGTCGACCACCTTGCCGAACTCAAGCTCTTGTCCCCGGCGGCGCAACTGGTGCTCGGACCTGTCGTGAGCGACTTGTTCCTCGAACGTCAGGAACTCGAAGAGCTTGGGGTCTTGCCCCGGAGCCCTGAGGCGGAGTCAGACGACCCGAGTCTTGCCGATCAGCCGGTCTTCCGCGACGCCCTGGCACACCGAACCTGGAACCTTGACCCCTGGGGCATCTTCGGTGTCGCTGAGGTGCGCGTTCGGAGCGTCATAGAACTCGTCCTGGCGGACCACTACGGCGACGACTGGCCAGACGAAGTCGCCAACAAGAACGCCGCCGTTAAGAAAGCCCGGAACGAAGCGCTTGCGAAGATGGAGCGCGATAGTCGCATGTTCGGGCGACAGGCACCTTGGTTGTCCTACACCTATCCTCTGGACCTCTGGGCGATAATCAATGCCGAGTGGGCGGTCTTCGCCGCCGTGTTTGCCGCCCGCGATAAGGCGTATTGGCGAGGAACCTTCACCGCAGTGAGCGAGTATCGAGCGCCGTTGGCACACGGCCGTCCAGAGGTCCTGGGCCAAGATCGTCGCGCCCACCTGAGTGTACTGGCGCGGGAAATCCTCGACGAACTTGACCGCTTCGATGCCCGTCGGAACAATTCAGTGCTGCAGGCAACGCTCGGCGACGACTAA
- a CDS encoding DUF1524 domain-containing protein, translating into MKLAFVVVGVVLLVAAGQCGDDSDVVPGAREAPTGAGDATAVAALGLLSVKGRAAMTGYDRARFGPAWLDADRNGCDTRNDILAEHLLPVTLESNGCVVAAGSYDDPYTGSTIDYWQGDGSLVDIDHVVSLGNAWATGAFDWPIKKRAAFANDPLNLLPTDAGANRQKGDGDAATWLPANTSYRCEYVSRQVAVKAKYDLWVTPPEEAAIQRVLVPCDGQAVTPDRWGAPTEVDHNISDPSAVPATGPSGGGDPVRYDSCDEARAAGATPVRTGDPGYGTHLDGDGDGSACE; encoded by the coding sequence GTGAAGCTCGCGTTCGTCGTCGTGGGTGTTGTCCTTCTCGTCGCGGCCGGCCAGTGCGGCGACGACTCCGACGTCGTGCCAGGCGCCCGCGAGGCTCCCACCGGAGCTGGCGACGCGACCGCGGTGGCGGCTCTCGGTCTCCTGTCCGTCAAGGGGCGTGCTGCCATGACGGGGTACGACCGCGCTCGGTTCGGGCCGGCGTGGCTCGACGCGGACCGGAACGGCTGCGACACCAGGAACGACATCCTCGCCGAACACCTGCTGCCGGTGACGCTGGAGAGCAACGGCTGTGTGGTGGCCGCTGGGTCGTACGACGACCCCTACACCGGGTCCACGATCGACTACTGGCAGGGCGATGGGTCCCTCGTCGACATCGACCACGTGGTCTCCCTGGGCAACGCCTGGGCGACGGGAGCCTTCGACTGGCCGATCAAGAAGCGCGCTGCCTTCGCGAACGACCCGCTCAACCTCCTCCCGACGGACGCCGGTGCCAACCGTCAGAAGGGAGACGGTGACGCCGCGACGTGGCTGCCGGCGAACACGTCGTACCGCTGTGAGTACGTCTCACGGCAGGTCGCGGTGAAGGCCAAGTACGACCTCTGGGTGACGCCCCCGGAGGAGGCGGCGATCCAGCGAGTGCTCGTGCCGTGCGACGGACAGGCCGTGACGCCTGACCGGTGGGGCGCGCCGACCGAGGTGGACCACAACATCTCCGACCCGTCGGCAGTGCCTGCGACCGGTCCGTCCGGAGGCGGCGATCCCGTGCGCTACGACAGCTGCGACGAGGCGCGTGCAGCCGGTGCGACGCCGGTCCGCACCGGGGATCCGGGTTACGGCACACACCTGGACGGGGACGGAGATGGATCTGCGTGCGAATGA
- a CDS encoding right-handed parallel beta-helix repeat-containing protein encodes MTNRSFSRARSALFGAAFVTSLLAVPAAPATAAAVTCGTVVTTSIKLTANLGPCAGDALIAGADNITIDLGGYTISGTGSGAGVRVAQRTGVTVTSGTIVGFHTGVVLDESTLSTVSKLALTGNIRGVNVAGSDDNLVEKNTIANSGLDAIRLGLSTDNIISKNVLTGNVFGIGVADRSTVNLIEKNVLRSTRGFGIAVFSDSDANLIEKNDVQGTVQGDGISVSPDSDLTSITKNIANLNGDDGIDTDNPRTTITENVANGNGDLGIEAVPGTTDGGGNLASGNGNPAQCVGVSCA; translated from the coding sequence ATGACGAATCGATCGTTCTCTCGCGCCCGCAGCGCCCTGTTCGGCGCTGCCTTCGTGACCTCGCTGCTCGCGGTCCCGGCCGCCCCCGCGACCGCGGCGGCCGTCACCTGCGGGACCGTGGTGACCACCAGCATCAAGCTCACCGCCAACCTGGGCCCGTGCGCCGGTGACGCGCTGATCGCCGGGGCGGACAACATCACCATCGACCTCGGCGGCTACACGATCAGCGGGACGGGGAGCGGCGCAGGCGTCCGTGTCGCACAGCGCACGGGCGTGACCGTCACGAGCGGCACGATCGTGGGCTTCCACACGGGAGTGGTGCTCGACGAGTCCACCCTGAGCACCGTGTCGAAGCTGGCGCTGACCGGCAACATCCGCGGCGTGAACGTCGCGGGGTCGGACGACAACCTGGTCGAGAAGAACACGATCGCGAACAGCGGTCTCGACGCGATCCGCCTCGGCCTCTCCACTGACAACATCATCAGCAAGAACGTCCTGACGGGCAACGTGTTCGGCATCGGCGTGGCTGACCGCTCGACGGTGAACCTGATCGAGAAGAACGTCCTCCGGAGCACCCGCGGATTCGGGATCGCGGTGTTCAGCGACTCCGACGCCAACCTCATCGAGAAGAACGACGTGCAAGGCACGGTGCAGGGCGACGGCATCTCCGTCTCGCCCGACTCCGACCTCACGTCGATCACCAAGAACATCGCGAACCTCAACGGCGACGACGGGATCGACACGGACAACCCGCGCACGACGATCACCGAGAACGTCGCCAACGGCAACGGCGACCTCGGCATCGAGGCGGTGCCCGGGACGACGGACGGCGGGGGCAACCTGGCCTCGGGGAACGGCAACCCGGCCCAGTGCGTGGGAGTCAGCTGCGCGTAG
- a CDS encoding ATP-binding protein, translated as MQNESLITVGARLEFELRGRGSHRVLATVIGVLPESLQLVTPDGRRLTVPREAVSAARRQPSKSADPPATDPTKSLEPEDQEPHPTQASLAREFIEADLLEAPPVEAAHLEPLRRAILHMQPAITGKFNRHLAGVALGALDAFAAQLGSDDPSVVENSHQRVIEQLALVPRARRTQPLSAALRECIDTIGAWEKASWISRVENLLAPPQVTTIDLVNVTRDVNGEFELPVRILLQADGAPVRDVRLVLDKYRGMKLIGAQPYLGELRPGKSATLRARFRDTRKQGARAEIRLETHLTYVDAIGTKRQSARQNINVKILGKENHEDIPNPFEPYAGGLPIAAESDMFFGREQLVADFAKELSKTPGGRCFALYGQQRTGKSSVLSQVHKRLLDQGAIVARLSFGTIDRRSITVDFFEEVLDQFRDQTYERLPEELSQLFLSSWPDSAAIERRPLRSFQRGRDAARSVLRSAGHTGVPFVIVVDEFTYLQEVLRGGTNPSEHQELRDFMRQLKGLLEARMFSALLLGQDTMPRFLDAYPNEFSVMTTRKLDYLTPDETQALADVPIRTASGSTRYTGYALSTIAGYTDGHPFFTQILCDRIVRNVNSRRRSQITQGDVEEAIENLVAGHDRIEQHKFDCLVTADNTKSFLANFDEENEKEDGHPSDEDIARHDDSRVAVEVLTRIALLGGPQNNPVPIESLQLEGEHILALTDLLVRGVLHESERGVSIRVVLYAEYLRRRYG; from the coding sequence GTGCAGAATGAATCGCTGATCACTGTCGGCGCGCGACTTGAGTTCGAGCTCCGCGGACGCGGCAGCCACCGCGTGCTCGCTACGGTGATCGGTGTCCTGCCAGAGTCGCTCCAGCTCGTCACCCCGGACGGTCGGCGACTTACGGTCCCGAGAGAAGCTGTCTCTGCCGCTCGGAGACAACCATCGAAGTCAGCGGATCCCCCTGCCACTGACCCGACGAAGTCGCTGGAACCGGAAGACCAGGAGCCCCATCCGACCCAAGCCTCGCTCGCCCGCGAATTCATCGAGGCGGATCTTCTGGAAGCGCCTCCTGTCGAAGCAGCTCACCTGGAGCCACTACGGCGGGCGATCCTGCACATGCAGCCGGCCATTACCGGGAAGTTCAACCGACACCTGGCCGGTGTCGCGCTCGGAGCGTTGGATGCCTTCGCAGCCCAGTTAGGCAGCGATGACCCCTCCGTCGTCGAAAACTCGCACCAGCGGGTCATTGAGCAGCTTGCGCTGGTTCCCCGTGCGAGGCGAACTCAACCTCTCAGCGCGGCACTTCGTGAGTGCATCGACACCATCGGCGCCTGGGAGAAGGCCTCTTGGATAAGCAGGGTTGAGAACCTGTTAGCTCCGCCCCAAGTCACTACGATCGACCTAGTGAACGTCACCCGCGACGTAAACGGGGAGTTCGAACTGCCGGTCCGGATTCTCCTGCAGGCCGACGGCGCTCCTGTCCGTGACGTGCGCCTCGTGCTCGACAAGTACCGAGGCATGAAGTTGATCGGAGCGCAGCCTTATTTGGGCGAGCTTCGCCCCGGGAAGTCAGCAACGCTCAGAGCACGCTTCCGCGACACCCGAAAGCAAGGAGCGCGTGCAGAGATACGGCTCGAGACTCACTTGACGTACGTCGATGCAATCGGGACCAAACGTCAGTCGGCAAGGCAAAATATCAATGTCAAGATCTTGGGTAAGGAGAACCACGAGGACATACCCAACCCGTTCGAGCCGTACGCTGGCGGCCTCCCGATCGCTGCTGAGTCAGACATGTTCTTTGGCCGCGAACAACTTGTTGCCGATTTCGCGAAAGAGTTGTCGAAGACGCCCGGCGGACGCTGCTTTGCGCTATACGGACAGCAACGAACCGGTAAGTCGAGCGTCCTCAGCCAGGTGCATAAGCGGCTACTCGATCAGGGGGCAATAGTCGCCAGACTGTCGTTTGGGACCATTGACCGACGCAGCATTACTGTCGACTTCTTCGAAGAAGTGCTCGACCAGTTCCGCGACCAAACCTACGAACGCCTGCCTGAGGAGCTGTCACAACTGTTCCTCAGCAGTTGGCCGGACTCCGCAGCAATAGAGCGGCGGCCGCTTCGCAGTTTCCAGCGGGGGCGGGATGCCGCGCGTAGCGTACTCCGCAGCGCGGGACATACCGGTGTCCCATTCGTTATTGTTGTCGACGAGTTCACCTATTTGCAGGAGGTGCTTCGCGGAGGGACGAACCCGAGCGAACACCAAGAACTTCGCGATTTCATGCGGCAGCTTAAAGGCCTTCTTGAGGCCAGGATGTTCTCAGCGCTTCTGCTTGGCCAGGACACCATGCCGCGCTTCCTCGACGCGTACCCAAATGAGTTCAGCGTCATGACGACCCGCAAGCTCGACTATCTCACCCCCGACGAAACTCAAGCCTTGGCTGACGTTCCGATCCGCACGGCGTCCGGCAGCACCCGTTACACCGGATATGCGCTTAGCACTATCGCAGGGTATACCGACGGACATCCGTTTTTTACACAGATTCTCTGCGACCGGATTGTGCGAAACGTCAACTCTCGACGACGTTCCCAAATTACCCAAGGCGACGTAGAGGAGGCGATCGAGAATCTGGTCGCTGGCCACGACCGGATCGAGCAGCACAAGTTCGACTGCCTTGTGACGGCCGACAATACGAAGTCGTTCCTCGCGAACTTCGATGAGGAGAATGAGAAAGAAGACGGGCATCCAAGCGACGAGGACATCGCGCGGCACGATGATTCACGCGTCGCCGTGGAAGTGTTGACCCGAATCGCTCTGCTAGGCGGGCCGCAGAATAATCCGGTCCCCATTGAAAGTTTGCAACTTGAAGGGGAACACATCCTAGCCTTAACGGATTTACTGGTACGCGGTGTCCTCCATGAGTCGGAACGTGGCGTAAGTATCCGCGTCGTGCTGTATGCCGAATATTTACGCCGGAGGTACGGATGA